One Thermoanaerobacter pseudethanolicus ATCC 33223 genomic window, TGAAAAGGAAAGTTATATCTACATACCTAAAGTATATTGGGGATACACTACAAAGCGCGTTCTTACAATGGAGTACGTAGAAGGTATAAGTGTAAAAAATAGAGATTTACTTGTTAAAAAAGGCTTTGATTTAAAGAAAATTGCAAGAGAGGGAGCATGGGCTATATTTTTACAAGTTTATGAATTTGGTCTTTTCCACGGAGATCCCCATCCTGGCAATATCTTAATTACAAATGATGGCAAAATTTCATATATAGATTTTGGAATTGTAGGCTACCTTGATAAATCCTCAAGGGAAATGATAATTGACCTTTTTAAAGCTTTTGCTGAGAATGATATTGAGGAAGTAATAGAAGTTTTGTCGGACATGGGTGCCATAAGGCCTGATACTAACCTTAGAACTCTTAAGTCTGATTTGAGCCATATAATAAATTATTTTTACAATACTCCTCTAAAAAATATCAGTGTGAATGATTCAATGAGGAAAATAATGTCAACTGTTTATAAGCATAAGCTGATTTTACCTCCAGGGTTTACTTTACTTCTCAAGTCCTTAGCTACAGTAGAAGGTGTAGGCAGAAGCTTAGATCCCGATTTTAGCATTTCTAGTGTGGCAAAAGATTTTATAAAAGAGGTATATTTGAGAAACATCAGTTTAACTAAAATATTAAAAGAAAACTCGAAAGATTTACATAAGGCAATAATAGTATTGAGAAAGCTTCCTTTTAAAATCCAAAGTATAATGACAAAGCTTATAAAAGACGATATAAAAGTTAGAATAAACCTTGATGAAAGTGAAAGCTTACGTTATGACTTAAATATTATGGTGAATAAAGTTATTATAAGTATCATAGCATCAGCATTAATTGTAGCTTCTTCATTGGTTTTGACATTTCAAGGGGGATATAAAATTTTCGGCTACAATGCATTGGGGCTTTTTGGCTATGTGGTTGCTTTACTTCTGTGCTTATGGGTCTTTTATCGAATCTTTATAATTGAGAGGAGAAAAAAATAGGAGAATTTGTGGGTGATTTGATGTCCAAAATTTACAGGTGGATTTTGAAGGAGAATAAAGATTCTCGATTGTCTGAAGAAGTACAAAAAACTTATGGGTTACCCAAAATAATTGCTGATATGCTTTCAGCAAGATTAAACCTCCAAGAAGTTAAGAGTTTTTTAAATCCTGATTTGAAAGATTTGTACTCTCCTTATCTTCTAAGGGGAATAAAAGAGGCAAAAGATTTGATACAACAACATATTGCCTCGAAGGATCTAATCACCATTTATGGGGATTACGATGTAGATGGAATTACTGCTACCTCTATCCTATATTTAACCTTAAAAAAATTAGGGGCAAAAGTGGATTATTACATACCAGAAAGATTAGTTGAAGGATATGGTATAAATGAAGAAGCGATAGACAAAATTGCACAGAGAGGAACAAAACTTATAATTAGTGTAGACTGTGGTATAACCTCTGTTAAGGAAGTGGAAAAAGCTAAATTTTTGGGAATAGATGTAATTATAACTGACCACCACAGTATCCCTAAGGAGATACCACAAGCAGACGTTGTGATAAATCCTCATTTACCTGATAGTGAATACCCTTTTTGTGACCTGGCAGGGGTGGGAGTTGCTTTTAAACTGTCACAAGCTCTTATTGGAGAAGAAGCTTATGAACTTTTGGATATTGTTTCAATAGGAACTATTGCAGATATTGTTCCTTTATTAGGAGAAAACAGAATAATTGTAAAAGAAGGGCTAAAAAGACTAAATGAAACACAAAATATAGGTTTAAAAGCCATCATAAAAGCTTCTGGATTGGAAAATATTGAAATTGATGAATATCATGTGGGATTTATCTTAGCTCCTCGCCTCAATGCTGCAGGGCGATTAAGAAGTGCAGAAGCGGCTGTGAGGTTATTGATAAGCCAAGATGAAAAAGAAGTAGAAGAGATAGCAGAATATTTAAATCAAGAAAATTTAAATAGGCAACAAATAGAAAATCAAATACTTCAGGAAGCAATCAAAAAAATAAAAGAGACGGTTGATTTAAATAAGGAAAAAGTAATTGTACTGTGGGATAAAAATTGGCATCCAGGTGTTATTGGAATTGTGGCATCCCGGATAACAGAAAGGTTTCATAGACCTTCTATACTTATAAGTTTAGGAGAAGGGGAAGGAAAAGGTTCAGGGCGAAGCATAGAAGGCTTTAATTTGTATAAAGCATTAGAATACTGTAAAGATTATTTGATAAAATATGGCGGTCATGAAATGGCTGCTGGAATAAATATTGAAAAAAACAATTTGGAGATTTTTAAAACTAAGATAAATGAATACGCTGATACGGTGCTTAGTGATCTTGATTTAATTCCAAGTTTAAGAATAGATGCAAAGGTTAAAAATGAAAAGATAGATATAGAAATAGCTAAACAAGTTCAAAGGTTTAAACCTTTTGGCAGCAATAATCCTCGGCCTAATTTTTTATTTGAGGGTTTGACAGTTACAAAAGTATTTGACTTAAATGGTGGAAAATACAAAAAAATCATCGTCCAAAAAGACAAGTTTGTGTATGAGCTTATGCTATTTGATGCATCAGAAAAAGGAAACGATGTAAAAATAGGAGATGTAATAGATGTTGTGGGAAGCATTGAAATAAATAGCTGGAACGGTATAGAGTTAGTAGTGATAAATGTAAAAGATTTAAGAATTAAGTTGCCTTTGTTTTCCTACTATAAAAACTTGAGCAAAATCATGGTAGAGTATAAGCCCGACAAAAAAGAGATAGACAAAAAAGTTGATTATATAATTGACCAAAGAGGAATTAATAATAAGTGGGAATATGTGCTGAAACTTTTTAAAGGAGAAAGCAAAACAGTTGTCATAGTAAATACAATTGTAGAACTTAGGTCATTACTTAGATATCTCAAAAAAGAAAAGTTTTTGGATTTTTCTTTATGCAATGTGGATTGTAAAAAAGAAAATGGTATACTATTTTTCCCAAATTCTTTAAAACCATTAAAATACTACGATGATATAATTATTTATGATATACCCTTTAAAAAAGAAATCTTTTACCACATTCTTTCTCATTCACAAGGAAAGAGGATTCATTTAGTTTTTAAAGAAGCAGATATATATTATAACTTAAAATCCTTTGACGAAATTTTTCCTCAAAGAAAGGACTTTATTAAACTTTACAAATTTATAGAAGAAGGAAACAACATTTTATTTAAAGATCATTTGCATCCACAACTGAATTTAAATCCAATAAAATTTTCATTTTGCATAAAAGCAATGAAAGAAATAGGATTGATAAATGTAAAAGAACGTGATAATATTTTTATGTTAAGTAAAAATTCTGTGTCACAAAAGGTTAATATTGAACAAACTCAAATAATGCAACAGATATTTTCAGCTAAAAAAGAGTTTATTGAATTTGCCAAGTTCATTGTCAGCCAGAAAATTTAAGGAGGTTTTTGTAATGACGCTGGAAGAAATTAAAATGATGATTAGAGAAATACCTGATTTTCCTAAAAAAGGAATAAAATTTAAAGATATTACACCTGTTTTAAAA contains:
- the ubiB gene encoding 2-polyprenylphenol 6-hydroxylase — protein: MNLPFIFRNKNITRRYKEILKILTKNGFGFISDILLKGGHIPFHILKSHDYMGAGERIRKTLEELGPTFIKMGQLLSTRGDLIPHDILLELAKLQDDVEPEDFVTIKNILESELKGKISDFFIYFDETPIASASIGQVYRAKIKEGKDVVVKVQRPEVSQKINADIIILKNIAKILNERIVDAPLDFVEIVDELAESLLNELDYTQEGNNAERFRENFEKESYIYIPKVYWGYTTKRVLTMEYVEGISVKNRDLLVKKGFDLKKIAREGAWAIFLQVYEFGLFHGDPHPGNILITNDGKISYIDFGIVGYLDKSSREMIIDLFKAFAENDIEEVIEVLSDMGAIRPDTNLRTLKSDLSHIINYFYNTPLKNISVNDSMRKIMSTVYKHKLILPPGFTLLLKSLATVEGVGRSLDPDFSISSVAKDFIKEVYLRNISLTKILKENSKDLHKAIIVLRKLPFKIQSIMTKLIKDDIKVRINLDESESLRYDLNIMVNKVIISIIASALIVASSLVLTFQGGYKIFGYNALGLFGYVVALLLCLWVFYRIFIIERRKK
- the recJ gene encoding single-stranded-DNA-specific exonuclease RecJ; translated protein: MGDLMSKIYRWILKENKDSRLSEEVQKTYGLPKIIADMLSARLNLQEVKSFLNPDLKDLYSPYLLRGIKEAKDLIQQHIASKDLITIYGDYDVDGITATSILYLTLKKLGAKVDYYIPERLVEGYGINEEAIDKIAQRGTKLIISVDCGITSVKEVEKAKFLGIDVIITDHHSIPKEIPQADVVINPHLPDSEYPFCDLAGVGVAFKLSQALIGEEAYELLDIVSIGTIADIVPLLGENRIIVKEGLKRLNETQNIGLKAIIKASGLENIEIDEYHVGFILAPRLNAAGRLRSAEAAVRLLISQDEKEVEEIAEYLNQENLNRQQIENQILQEAIKKIKETVDLNKEKVIVLWDKNWHPGVIGIVASRITERFHRPSILISLGEGEGKGSGRSIEGFNLYKALEYCKDYLIKYGGHEMAAGINIEKNNLEIFKTKINEYADTVLSDLDLIPSLRIDAKVKNEKIDIEIAKQVQRFKPFGSNNPRPNFLFEGLTVTKVFDLNGGKYKKIIVQKDKFVYELMLFDASEKGNDVKIGDVIDVVGSIEINSWNGIELVVINVKDLRIKLPLFSYYKNLSKIMVEYKPDKKEIDKKVDYIIDQRGINNKWEYVLKLFKGESKTVVIVNTIVELRSLLRYLKKEKFLDFSLCNVDCKKENGILFFPNSLKPLKYYDDIIIYDIPFKKEIFYHILSHSQGKRIHLVFKEADIYYNLKSFDEIFPQRKDFIKLYKFIEEGNNILFKDHLHPQLNLNPIKFSFCIKAMKEIGLINVKERDNIFMLSKNSVSQKVNIEQTQIMQQIFSAKKEFIEFAKFIVSQKI